In one window of Mytilus trossulus isolate FHL-02 chromosome 7, PNRI_Mtr1.1.1.hap1, whole genome shotgun sequence DNA:
- the LOC134725608 gene encoding decapping and exoribonuclease protein-like isoform X2 — protein sequence MKRTVDYSERQNLQTGTETENNSVLFRTHPTSRFDRKPPVFRKPNEIGNYSVDKNRLFTQNRSNMKYFIPPRNPNTVNFDLTIGYKEMIRKDESKKEYLDYILRWILCNKSKFQLQTKDGTKQNNRDLHTDFICWRGLLTKLLCTPYENRDDWLIAITKCNNTIYMCEFETEHRKKNKAEMTERQDEMSCWGWKFEQYVTADKPDGTPVTTEPVNNNEEYSTVVRSRLESHSLVFSGEVDAMDTTSGCEGCKYVEFKTNREIEYNRQRQNFQRFKLIKWWAQSYLVGIPKIVCGYRDDDGIVHRLETINTLDIPNQLQEMRDPWKPNVSLNFLDQLLTFIKANVTEDNPRIKTMGYLTNFY from the exons ATGAAACGAACAGTAGACTACAGTGAAagacaaaatttacaaacaggcacagaaacagaaaataatagcGTATTATTTAGGACACATCCTACTAGTAGATTTGACAGAAAGCCTCCCGTTTTTAGAAAACCAAACGAGATTGGAAATTATTCAGTTGACAAAAATAGACTCTTCACCCAAAACAGATCAAACATGAAGTATTTTATACCTCCCAGAAATCCAAATACTGTAAACTTTGACCTAACCATaggttataaagaaatgatacgCAAAGATGAAagtaaaaaagaatatttggATTACATTCTTCGTTGGATTTTATGTAACAAGTCTAAATTTCAACTACAAACAAAGGATGGAACTAAACAGAACAATAG AGATTTACATACTGATTTTATATGTTGGAGAGGATTGTTAACTAAATTGCTGTGTACACCATATGAAAACAGAGATGATTGGTTAATAGCGATTACTAAATgtaacaatacaatatatatgtgtgAGTTTGAGACTGAACACAGGAAGAAAAATAAAGCAGAAATGACAGAAAGACAGGATGAAATGAGTTGTTGGGGATGGAAATTTGAACAATATGTCACAGCAG ATAAACCAGACGGTACTCCAGTAACAACAGAACCTGTTAACAACAATGAAGAATATTCTACAGTTGTTAGAAGTAGACTGGAATCACATTCCTTGG TTTTCTCAGGAGAAGTGGATGCCATGGATACAACTTCTGGTTGTGAGGGCTGTAAATATGTGGAGTTCAAAACAAACAGAGAAATAGAATACAATAGACAAAGACAGAACTTCCAAAG GTTTAAGTTGATAAAATGGTGGGCCCAGAGTTACCTGGTTGGTATACCTAAGATAGTGTGTGGTTACAGAGATGATGATGGCATTGTTCACAGACTTGAAACTATCAATACATTGGATATACCCAATCAGTTACAG GAAATGAGAGATCCATGGAAACCAAATGTGTCCTTGAACTTCTTAGACCAGCTTCTTACATTCATCAAGGCCAATGTAACTGAAGATAATCCTAG AATCAAAACAATGGGTTACTTAACAAACTTTTATTGA
- the LOC134725608 gene encoding decapping and exoribonuclease protein-like isoform X1 yields the protein MKRTVDYSERQNLQTGTETENNSVLFRTHPTSRFDRKPPVFRKPNEIGNYSVDKNRLFTQNRSNMKYFIPPRNPNTVNFDLTIGYKEMIRKDESKKEYLDYILRWILCNKSKFQLQTKDGTKQNNRDLHTDFICWRGLLTKLLCTPYENRDDWLIAITKCNNTIYMCEFETEHRKKNKAEMTERQDEMSCWGWKFEQYVTADKPDGTPVTTEPVNNNEEYSTVVRSRLESHSLVFSGEVDAMDTTSGCEGCKYVEFKTNREIEYNRQRQNFQRFKLIKWWAQSYLVGIPKIVCGYRDDDGIVHRLETINTLDIPNQLQEMRDPWKPNVSLNFLDQLLTFIKANVTEDNPRSVYLMSWQPGRDIQLCKQPSLSEKYQFLPEWYTTNFQEEEPDKKKTKLEESSSDKSNSTKYLNSVDKIMTPGK from the exons ATGAAACGAACAGTAGACTACAGTGAAagacaaaatttacaaacaggcacagaaacagaaaataatagcGTATTATTTAGGACACATCCTACTAGTAGATTTGACAGAAAGCCTCCCGTTTTTAGAAAACCAAACGAGATTGGAAATTATTCAGTTGACAAAAATAGACTCTTCACCCAAAACAGATCAAACATGAAGTATTTTATACCTCCCAGAAATCCAAATACTGTAAACTTTGACCTAACCATaggttataaagaaatgatacgCAAAGATGAAagtaaaaaagaatatttggATTACATTCTTCGTTGGATTTTATGTAACAAGTCTAAATTTCAACTACAAACAAAGGATGGAACTAAACAGAACAATAG AGATTTACATACTGATTTTATATGTTGGAGAGGATTGTTAACTAAATTGCTGTGTACACCATATGAAAACAGAGATGATTGGTTAATAGCGATTACTAAATgtaacaatacaatatatatgtgtgAGTTTGAGACTGAACACAGGAAGAAAAATAAAGCAGAAATGACAGAAAGACAGGATGAAATGAGTTGTTGGGGATGGAAATTTGAACAATATGTCACAGCAG ATAAACCAGACGGTACTCCAGTAACAACAGAACCTGTTAACAACAATGAAGAATATTCTACAGTTGTTAGAAGTAGACTGGAATCACATTCCTTGG TTTTCTCAGGAGAAGTGGATGCCATGGATACAACTTCTGGTTGTGAGGGCTGTAAATATGTGGAGTTCAAAACAAACAGAGAAATAGAATACAATAGACAAAGACAGAACTTCCAAAG GTTTAAGTTGATAAAATGGTGGGCCCAGAGTTACCTGGTTGGTATACCTAAGATAGTGTGTGGTTACAGAGATGATGATGGCATTGTTCACAGACTTGAAACTATCAATACATTGGATATACCCAATCAGTTACAG GAAATGAGAGATCCATGGAAACCAAATGTGTCCTTGAACTTCTTAGACCAGCTTCTTACATTCATCAAGGCCAATGTAACTGAAGATAATCCTAG GTCGGTATACCTTATGAGCTGGCAGCCTGGACGTGATATACAACTATGCAAACAACCTTCGCTTTCAGAGAAATATCAGTTTTTACCAGAATGGTACACAACCAATTTTCAAGAAGAGGAACCAGATAAGAAAAAGACGAAGCTCGAAGAGTCAAGTTCTGATAAAAGTAATTCAACAAAATATCTAAATTCTGTTGATAAAATAATGACGCCTGGAAAAtga